One window of the Strix uralensis isolate ZFMK-TIS-50842 chromosome 3, bStrUra1, whole genome shotgun sequence genome contains the following:
- the PROX1 gene encoding prospero homeobox protein 1 has translation MPDHDSTALLSRQTKRRRVDIGVKRTVGTASAFFAKARATFFSAMNPQGSEQDVEYSVVQHADGEKSNVLRKLLKRANSYEDAMMPFPGATIISQLLKNNMNKNGGTEPSFQASGLSSTGSEVHQEDVCSNSSRDSPQECLSPFGRPTMSQFDVDRLCDEHLRAKRARVENIIRGMSHSPSVALRGNENEREIAPQSVSPRESYRENKRKQKLPQQQQQSFQQLVSARKEQKREERRQLKQQLEDMQKQLRQLQEKFYQIYDSTDSENDEDGNLSEDSMRSETMDARAGDSVGRSDNEMCELDPGQFIDRARALIREQEIAENKPKREGPKEKEQGPNAFHPEGKHLAETLKQELNTAMSQVVDTVVKVFSSKPSRQLPQVFPPLQIPQARFAVNGENHNFHTANQRLQCFGDVIIPNPLDTFGSVPMPGATDQTEALPLVVRKNSSDQSASAPPAGGHHASLHQSPLSATAGFSTSSFRHPFPLPLMAYPFQSPLGAPSASFPGKERASPESLDLTRETTSLRTKMSSHHMNHHPCSPAHPPSAAEGLSLSLIKSECGDLQDMSEISPYSGSAMQEGLSPNHLKKAKLMFFYTRYPSSNMLKTYFSDVKFNRCITSQLIKWFSNFREFYYIQMEKYARQAINDGVTSTEELSITRDCELYRALNMHYNKANDFEVPERFLEVAQITLREFFNAIIAGKDVDPSWKKAIYKVICKLDSEVPEIFKSPNCLQELLHE, from the exons ATGCCTGACCATGACAGCACAGCCCTCTTAAGCAGGCAAACCAAGAGAAGAAGAGTTGACATTGGAGTGAAAAGGACGGTAGGGACAGCATCTGCATTTTTTGCAAAGGCAAGAGCAACGTTTTTTAGTGCCATGAATCCCCAAGGTTCAGAGCAGGATGTCGAGTATTCAGTGGTGCAGCATGCAGATGGGGAAAAGTCAAATGTACTCCGCAAGCTGCTGAAGAGGGCGAACTCATATGAAGATGCCATGATGCCTTTTCCAGGAGCAACCATAATTTCCCAGCTGTTGAAAAATAACATGAACAAAAATGGTGGCACGGAGCCCAGTTTCCAAGCCAGCGGTCTCTCTAGTACAGGCTCAGAAGTACATCAGGAGGATGTATGCAGCAACTCTTCAAGAGACAGCCCCCAAGAGTGTCTTTCCCCTTTTGGCAGGCCGACTATGAGCCAGTTTGATGTGGATCGGTTATGCGACGAGCACCTGAGAGCTAAACGCGCCCGGGTTGAGAATATAATTCGGGGTATGAGCCATTCCCCCAGCGTGGCGTTAAGGGgcaatgaaaatgaaagagaaatagcTCCGCAGTCCGTGAGTCCCCGAGAAagttacagagaaaacaaacgCAAGCAAAAGCtgccacaacagcagcagcagagtttcCAGCAGCTGGTTTCGGCGAGGAAAGAGCAGAAGCGAGAGGAGCGCAgacagctgaagcagcagctggaggacaTGCAGAAGCAGCTGCGCCAGCTGCAGGAGAAGTTCTACCAGATCTACGACAGCACCGACTCCGAAAATGATGAAGATGGCAACCTGTCTGAAGACAGCATGCGCTCCGAAACCATGGACGCGAGGGCCGGCGACTCCGTCGGCAGGTCGGACAATGAGATGTGCGAGCTGGACCCGGGGCAGTTCATTGACCGGGCGCGGGCCCTCATCCGGGAGCAGGAGATCGCAGAGAACAAGCCGAAAAGAGAAGGTCCCAAGGAGAAGGAACAAGGGCCGAACGCCTTCCACCCCGAAGGCAAACACTTGGCTGAGACACTGAAGCAGGAGTTAAACACTGCCATGTCGCAAGTTGTGGACACGGTGGTCAAGGTTTTCTCATCCAAGCCCTCCCGCCAGCTTCCTCAGGTCTTCCCGCCTCTCCAGATCCCTCAGGCGAGGTTTGCCGTCAACGGGGAGAACCACAACTTCCACACGGCCAACCAGCGCCTGCAGTGCTTTGGGGACGTCATCATTCCCAACCCCCTCGACACCTTCGGCAGCGTCCCCATGCCTGGTGCCACCGACCAAACCGAGGCGCTGCCCCTCGTCGTCCGCAAAAACTCCTCCGACCAATCCGCCTCGGCCCCGCCGGCCGGTGGCCACCACGCCTCCCTGCACCAGTCCCCACTCTCAGCCACCGCCGgcttctccacctcctccttccgCCACCCCTTCCCGCTGCCCCTCATGGCCTACCCCTTCCAGAGCCCGCTGGGCGCCCCGTCAGCCTCCTTCCCGGGGAAAGAGCGCGCCTCCCCTGAATCCCTCGACCTGACCCGGGAGACCACCAGCCTGAGGACCAAGATGTCGTCGCACCACATGAACCACCACCCCTGCTCACCGGCCCACCCCCCCAGCGCCGCCGAGGGCCTCTCCTTGTCCCTCATAAAGTCTGAGTGCGGTGACCTGCAAGACATGTCTGAAATCTCGCCCTATTCGGGAAGTGCA ATGCAGGAAGGCTTGTCACCGAATCACTTGAAAAAGGCCAAGCTCATGTTCTTTTACACCCGGTACCCAAGTTCCAATATGCTGAAAACCTACTTCTCAGATGTAAAG TTCAACAGATGCATTACCTCTCAGCTCATCAAGTGGTTTAGCAATTTCCGTGAGTTTTACTACATTCAGATGGAGAAGTATGCACGGCAAGCCATCAACGACGGGGTCACGAGCACTGAGGAGCTGTCTATAACCAGAGACTGTGAGCTGTACAGGGCCCTGAACATGCACTACAATAAAGCAAATGATTTTGAG